In the Natronolimnobius baerhuensis genome, one interval contains:
- a CDS encoding metal ABC transporter solute-binding protein, Zn/Mn family translates to MTRTRRNVLLGAGAVGVGFLAGCLGDRADGGGSGAETTDVYASFFTLAEFTRSVVGDAGTTENAVPTGQHGHEWEPTTDMLPNVVESDAFVYFDVEGFQPWVDTARERIEADHADDVALIDAAAGIELREYDDDHTHGHSHEHGHDDSLSIHVIALEDDHGHVVADAHGDHWHDVPLEVPVDETVEFTVHLETDDGEALSLADDDYTLESALEGDTNTLTVETSGERLEIDGQEDGNATVVLRVLEDGTSGWEAPPLEVQVGDGRDHAHADDGGHGHDHDHTHGDYDAKFFADPVLAQDGVRNIRDALIDLDPDNATRYEDNAASYIEDLEALHSRFQATLEDRDHDHVVLAGHDSFQYLAERYGFEIHTPVGLSPDDEPSGREIAAAVEFVEEHGLEYVLWDYFDGPDTAETIAAEAEGAVETVMVSPAESVVEEWVEDGHGGYIGQMDEINLPAFERALGAENGD, encoded by the coding sequence ATGACTCGGACGCGACGGAACGTTTTACTCGGTGCCGGCGCAGTCGGTGTGGGGTTCCTCGCTGGCTGTCTCGGTGACCGTGCTGATGGCGGCGGCAGTGGGGCCGAGACTACCGATGTGTACGCCTCGTTTTTTACGCTTGCTGAGTTTACACGCTCCGTCGTCGGTGATGCGGGGACGACCGAGAACGCTGTCCCAACCGGCCAACACGGCCACGAATGGGAGCCAACGACGGACATGCTCCCGAACGTGGTCGAATCCGATGCGTTCGTCTATTTCGACGTCGAGGGCTTCCAGCCGTGGGTTGATACCGCCCGCGAGCGGATCGAAGCCGACCACGCAGACGATGTCGCCCTGATCGACGCCGCTGCCGGAATCGAACTGCGCGAGTACGATGACGACCATACACACGGGCACAGTCACGAACACGGCCACGATGACTCGCTCTCAATTCATGTGATCGCACTCGAGGACGACCACGGACACGTCGTCGCCGACGCGCACGGCGACCACTGGCACGACGTTCCGCTCGAGGTCCCAGTCGATGAGACCGTCGAGTTCACGGTGCATCTCGAGACCGACGATGGAGAGGCGCTCTCCCTTGCAGACGACGACTATACGCTCGAGTCCGCTCTCGAGGGAGACACCAACACCCTGACCGTCGAGACCAGTGGCGAGAGACTCGAGATCGACGGGCAGGAGGATGGCAATGCAACGGTCGTCCTGCGGGTGCTCGAGGATGGAACCAGTGGGTGGGAGGCCCCGCCGCTCGAGGTACAGGTTGGCGATGGCAGAGACCACGCGCACGCGGACGATGGTGGCCATGGACACGATCACGACCACACCCACGGCGACTACGACGCGAAGTTCTTCGCCGACCCCGTCCTCGCCCAAGACGGCGTCAGGAACATCCGCGACGCATTGATCGACCTCGACCCCGACAACGCCACGCGCTACGAGGACAACGCCGCCAGCTACATCGAGGATCTCGAGGCGCTTCATAGCCGATTTCAGGCCACGCTCGAGGACCGCGACCACGATCACGTCGTCCTCGCTGGCCACGACTCGTTTCAGTATCTTGCCGAACGCTACGGCTTCGAGATTCACACGCCAGTTGGCCTCTCGCCGGATGACGAGCCAAGCGGGAGAGAGATCGCCGCTGCCGTCGAGTTCGTCGAGGAACACGGCCTCGAGTACGTCCTCTGGGACTACTTCGACGGGCCGGATACCGCCGAGACGATTGCGGCGGAAGCCGAGGGCGCGGTCGAGACGGTGATGGTCTCACCCGCAGAGAGCGTCGTCGAGGAGTGGGTCGAAGATGGTCACGGCGGCTACATCGGGCAGATGGACGAAATCAATCTCCCTGCGTTCGAACGCGCACTCGGGGCAGAGAACGGGGACTAA
- a CDS encoding metal ABC transporter permease, whose translation MRRGFERAVHALLGVIGVAVVAVFLPLAFGLLPERFFDAGCRTGRALGTELACYRFMWNTITVGVFIGIVGPVIGTFLVHREMALIGETLAHTAFAGVAFGTLLFAASGWDARLLLVALAAAIVGALGVQLLATRTGAYGDVPIAIMLTGSFALGTLFIDVGGGFAFVDINSYLFGNISVTDEQSVALMALLSLVVVGVVALAYNQLLFITFDEQAARVARVPVSAYNGLLIVLTALVVVGSMQILGVILVAAMLVVPVAAASLLASSFRETLYTSIVIGELAVLTGLALSWQFSLRPGGTIVIVAIAVYLGAVVRTEAHPTPTG comes from the coding sequence ATGAGACGCGGATTCGAACGCGCCGTCCACGCATTGCTTGGCGTCATCGGGGTCGCTGTCGTGGCCGTTTTCCTCCCGCTTGCGTTCGGACTCCTGCCCGAGCGGTTCTTCGATGCTGGCTGTCGCACAGGACGGGCACTCGGCACGGAACTGGCCTGTTACCGGTTCATGTGGAATACGATCACCGTCGGCGTCTTCATTGGCATCGTCGGGCCGGTCATCGGAACGTTCCTCGTCCACCGTGAGATGGCACTGATCGGCGAAACGCTCGCGCACACGGCGTTTGCTGGCGTCGCGTTCGGGACGCTCCTCTTTGCTGCGTCGGGCTGGGACGCGCGATTGCTGCTCGTTGCGCTCGCAGCCGCAATCGTCGGCGCACTCGGCGTCCAACTGCTTGCGACCCGAACCGGTGCCTACGGCGATGTCCCCATTGCGATCATGCTCACCGGGAGTTTCGCCCTCGGAACGCTGTTTATCGACGTCGGCGGCGGCTTCGCGTTCGTCGATATCAACAGCTACCTGTTCGGGAACATCTCGGTCACAGACGAACAGAGCGTCGCGCTGATGGCGCTGTTGAGTCTCGTCGTCGTCGGCGTCGTTGCCCTCGCGTACAACCAACTCCTGTTTATCACGTTCGACGAGCAGGCAGCCCGCGTCGCTCGAGTCCCTGTCTCTGCGTACAACGGACTCCTCATCGTGCTCACCGCGCTGGTCGTCGTCGGTTCGATGCAGATCCTCGGCGTCATCCTCGTCGCAGCGATGCTCGTCGTCCCCGTCGCAGCCGCCTCGTTGCTCGCCAGCAGTTTTCGAGAGACGCTGTATACGTCGATTGTGATCGGCGAACTCGCCGTCCTGACTGGTCTCGCCCTCTCCTGGCAGTTCAGTCTTCGCCCCGGCGGCACAATCGTAATCGTCGCGATTGCCGTCTACCTTGGCGCAGTCGTCCGCACAGAGGCCCACCCCACTCCAACAGGATAG
- a CDS encoding cob(I)yrinic acid a,c-diamide adenosyltransferase, whose amino-acid sequence MCHRPDDASMSEQQRGESPLENTPGGGKTPEATRIEPAAPEEFGLVQAWWGDGKGKTTATLGMGVRAAGHGYRVHLLQFMKGGASSVDAVRGEYNAIEALPGISYENLGHYGWHGMADGSDDAGHEAEAQAGLERATELLEAAASADLSEPIDLEADPEEGVHMLILDEVLYAADRGLIDEADVLELIDTKPDDLELVLSGSHEKPTYLEDHVDLLTNVRKDRHPIEDGQRARQGTEF is encoded by the coding sequence ATGTGCCATCGACCCGACGACGCCAGTATGAGCGAACAGCAACGTGGCGAGTCCCCACTCGAGAACACACCCGGCGGCGGCAAGACGCCGGAAGCGACACGGATCGAACCAGCCGCACCCGAGGAGTTTGGCCTTGTCCAGGCCTGGTGGGGCGATGGCAAAGGCAAAACCACCGCAACGCTCGGAATGGGCGTCCGCGCTGCCGGTCACGGCTATCGCGTGCACCTCTTGCAGTTCATGAAAGGCGGGGCCTCGAGCGTCGACGCCGTCCGCGGCGAGTACAACGCAATCGAAGCGCTTCCGGGGATCAGCTACGAAAATCTCGGCCACTACGGCTGGCACGGCATGGCCGACGGCAGCGACGATGCGGGCCACGAAGCCGAGGCACAGGCCGGACTCGAGCGCGCAACGGAGCTACTCGAGGCGGCTGCGAGTGCCGACCTCTCGGAACCTATCGACCTCGAGGCCGACCCCGAGGAAGGAGTGCACATGCTGATCCTCGACGAAGTGCTGTACGCTGCCGACCGCGGGCTAATCGACGAAGCCGACGTACTCGAGTTGATCGACACCAAACCCGACGACCTCGAGTTGGTACTCTCTGGTAGTCATGAGAAGCCGACGTATCTCGAGGACCACGTCGACTTGCTCACGAACGTTCGGAAAGACCGCCATCCAATCGAGGACGGCCAGCGCGCCCGTCAGGGAACGGAGTTCTGA
- a CDS encoding ABC transporter ATP-binding protein yields MGIIRVDRLCKSYGTVQAVDGMDFHVDRGEVFGFLGPNGAGKTTTLQALTGQLEPDSGTIRVLDTDPTVEPLETRRRVGIVPERGSPPSFLTPREYLEFVGDVRDLEADTVADRIDHWADRLGFRGKLETLHTDLSRGQQQKVMIAQAFIHEPDVVLIDEPLANLDPLVQEQVKRFLTAYAADDNAVFVSTHNIDVAEEICTRVGIVADGKLVTERTLTATGDEDASAESDSSSATDTPLLEVFLEHVGDAATRDMPVSALESDDPHAQP; encoded by the coding sequence ATGGGCATCATACGGGTGGACAGACTCTGCAAGTCCTACGGCACAGTACAGGCGGTCGACGGCATGGACTTTCACGTCGACCGTGGCGAGGTGTTTGGCTTTCTCGGCCCAAACGGTGCCGGGAAGACAACGACACTCCAGGCGCTGACTGGCCAACTCGAGCCGGATTCGGGAACGATTCGCGTCCTCGACACCGATCCGACAGTCGAGCCACTCGAAACACGCCGGCGTGTCGGTATCGTCCCCGAACGTGGCTCGCCACCGAGCTTTCTTACGCCGCGTGAGTACCTCGAGTTCGTCGGCGACGTTCGCGATCTCGAGGCCGACACTGTCGCTGATCGGATCGACCACTGGGCAGACCGACTCGGCTTTCGGGGCAAACTCGAGACGCTGCATACCGATCTCTCGCGCGGTCAGCAACAGAAAGTGATGATCGCACAGGCGTTCATCCACGAACCCGACGTCGTCCTGATCGACGAGCCACTTGCGAACCTCGATCCGCTGGTCCAAGAGCAGGTCAAGCGGTTTCTCACCGCGTACGCGGCCGACGATAACGCCGTGTTCGTCTCAACGCACAACATCGATGTCGCCGAGGAAATCTGTACGCGCGTGGGCATCGTCGCCGACGGCAAACTCGTCACCGAGCGAACGCTCACCGCGACAGGCGACGAAGATGCCAGCGCGGAGAGCGACAGTAGCTCAGCTACAGATACTCCCTTGCTCGAGGTCTTCCTCGAGCACGTCGGCGATGCCGCGACGCGAGATATGCCAGTCTCAGCACTCGAGAGCGACGACCCACACGCACAGCCATGA
- a CDS encoding cobyric acid synthase gives MTHTLLVAGTASHVGKSTVAAGLCRVLADQGIDVAPYKAQNMSNNARVVPSPPSSDGLADDSNTQWGEIGVSQFVQARAARMTATTDCNPVLLKPRGDGESQLVVQGHAREHVPASQYYDNFWDDACERALESYERLAAENDVIIAEGAGSIAEINLHDRDLANVETARFADADILLLVDIERGGAFASLYGTLELMPAALREQVVGAVITKFRGDPSLLEDGITEIESRTDVPILGILPYDDPGLPEEDSLSLPARDEVGVLGDDDGVPADNRLRIAVPRLPRLSNATDLEALAAEPGVSVVFVPVAEDSHATEMDPLEAVAADAVVLPGTKNTVDDLRGLRESPVGDAIRAFDGPIVGLCGGYQLLGERITNATLESTDDTDTVPGLGLLPVETRFEETKHLEQTTVTVDGTATPLLAGADGERATGYEIHAGRTRPLEEVSVPLEEASAARGAVLGTYLHGLFDTAAVRTAFLEAVAVAAGIEWPPAADTDGETDSGTTPYDRAAALVRDNIDLEALGVGPDFDP, from the coding sequence ATGACTCACACCCTGCTGGTTGCTGGTACCGCAAGCCACGTCGGCAAATCGACCGTCGCCGCCGGTCTCTGTCGCGTGCTTGCCGACCAGGGCATCGATGTCGCCCCATACAAAGCACAGAACATGAGTAACAACGCTCGAGTCGTTCCCAGTCCGCCCTCGAGTGACGGACTCGCGGACGACTCGAACACGCAGTGGGGCGAAATCGGCGTCTCACAGTTCGTTCAGGCGCGAGCAGCGCGGATGACAGCGACGACTGACTGCAACCCCGTTCTGTTGAAGCCTCGAGGCGATGGCGAGAGCCAACTCGTCGTGCAGGGTCACGCCCGCGAACACGTCCCTGCGTCCCAGTACTACGACAATTTTTGGGACGATGCATGCGAGCGCGCCCTCGAGTCCTACGAGCGACTCGCAGCCGAGAACGACGTGATCATCGCCGAAGGCGCGGGGAGTATCGCCGAAATCAATCTTCACGACCGCGATCTTGCAAACGTCGAAACAGCCCGATTTGCCGACGCCGACATCCTCCTGCTCGTCGATATCGAACGCGGTGGCGCGTTCGCCAGTCTCTATGGTACCCTCGAACTCATGCCCGCCGCGTTGCGCGAGCAGGTCGTCGGTGCGGTCATCACCAAATTCCGCGGCGACCCGTCGCTGCTTGAGGACGGCATCACGGAAATCGAGTCCCGAACGGACGTTCCGATACTCGGTATCCTCCCCTACGACGACCCCGGACTCCCCGAAGAGGACAGCCTTTCACTGCCCGCTCGAGACGAGGTGGGCGTCCTCGGCGACGACGATGGCGTGCCCGCCGACAACCGACTCCGAATTGCGGTGCCGCGACTTCCCCGACTCTCGAATGCGACCGATCTCGAGGCGCTCGCGGCCGAACCTGGCGTGTCGGTGGTGTTCGTTCCCGTCGCTGAGGACAGCCACGCCACAGAGATGGACCCACTCGAGGCCGTCGCGGCCGACGCAGTCGTTCTCCCGGGGACGAAGAACACGGTCGACGACCTCCGCGGCCTTCGCGAGTCGCCAGTTGGCGATGCGATCAGGGCGTTCGACGGCCCAATCGTCGGTCTCTGTGGGGGCTATCAACTGCTCGGCGAGCGGATCACGAATGCCACACTCGAGAGCACCGACGACACTGACACCGTTCCCGGTCTGGGGCTGCTCCCGGTCGAAACCCGGTTCGAGGAGACCAAGCACCTCGAGCAGACGACGGTGACGGTCGACGGAACGGCCACTCCGTTGCTCGCTGGGGCAGATGGCGAGCGAGCAACCGGCTACGAGATTCACGCTGGTCGCACCCGCCCGCTCGAGGAGGTTTCAGTGCCACTCGAGGAGGCAAGCGCTGCCCGGGGGGCCGTCCTCGGGACGTATCTCCACGGTCTGTTCGATACCGCGGCTGTGCGAACCGCATTTCTCGAGGCTGTCGCAGTCGCTGCGGGTATCGAGTGGCCGCCTGCAGCGGACACAGATGGGGAGACAGACTCAGGCACAACCCCGTATGACCGCGCTGCAGCGCTCGTCCGGGACAACATTGATCTCGAGGCGCTCGGGGTCGGCCCGGATTTCGATCCGTAG
- a CDS encoding pentapeptide repeat-containing protein — MCDSDTVCEYVARKDEPETWHGDEPAQWTLDQRVDRGGLDATAWACPHPPMTAGGDADAGGTDVGDDEGQLEGDRYCVFHTPPDDRPTDIDERAELLDAIDAAGEGTRTDQPEHRGQFVGATFESVEATDLEFVADENRDIRFDHAVFRGGEDGVSFEGATIRTTGEQPVSFAGATFIAEDGDVSFEGATVRTDGDGDIVFDGARFRAGDDGNVRFDDATLMTAADGTISARNATFTAEAGLSFDGLIVTTDGSGQVWFYDTDFVAKGDAGISFEDTTFSTADEGNVFFHDLTFRATAGPVSFVDSTFAPGSSGIVSFHDTAFATAGNGAVAFDDATFRTEGAGNLSFDEAAFTTTGSGNVRFVRATFETHGEGDLRFNEATFHTEGTANVSFYDATFESDGPGALSFDESVFLVGGKISFSDATFVASDGTDLSFEEATLEASKRLFFDDAEIIAAGGCISFEKTTVTATGPQSVSFDGVDLRADDGDVTFAAARFRADGDGHVSFVDTDVVTDAEGTVTFADSRFAASGTGHVRFDETSWYGRVSFADSIFRSETSFRNQRCDGTTDLSFAGGRMESSFAFTAADWTQGQFDFSGATFRRKPDFLGEPNGRSTEFTNSERTPVFGERVDCRDTTFLAGVDLSDAILPADASFDRADLSSADFVNSDFTGDEDASQASFERADLSGANLSRAVLVGASFEGARLSRAHLLDANLVGTALYGALLGDARINRKTQFWPETETNGWRQLLCSPTEPVLRRSSLQRLKTGARGGTLPYCVYDPRYPHSNEDVASDCAVTSEADAVEKAAETYGTLESVARENSLSRLASQCFLGRKDIQLRKYRREANWQMVCRSIVPSVVARYGESPWRVLGTGTLTVVLCGLAYWAFDLIEQIGGESGSISLFDGLYFSALTFTTLGYGDFRPTTRGGQVLAVAETASGVILLAILVFVFGRRATR, encoded by the coding sequence GTGTGCGACAGCGACACCGTCTGTGAGTACGTGGCTCGAAAGGATGAACCGGAAACGTGGCATGGGGACGAGCCAGCGCAGTGGACGCTCGACCAGCGGGTGGATCGAGGGGGCCTCGACGCAACGGCCTGGGCGTGCCCGCACCCACCGATGACGGCTGGCGGTGATGCTGATGCCGGTGGCACCGATGTTGGCGACGACGAGGGACAGCTCGAGGGCGACCGATACTGCGTCTTTCATACACCACCGGACGACCGGCCCACCGACATCGACGAGCGGGCTGAACTGCTGGACGCGATTGATGCAGCCGGAGAGGGGACGCGAACCGATCAGCCAGAACACCGCGGACAGTTCGTCGGGGCGACGTTCGAGTCGGTCGAGGCAACCGATCTCGAGTTCGTCGCGGACGAGAATCGGGATATTCGGTTCGATCACGCCGTCTTTCGCGGTGGCGAGGACGGCGTCTCGTTCGAGGGGGCAACAATACGGACGACCGGAGAGCAGCCGGTTTCGTTCGCCGGTGCGACGTTCATCGCTGAGGATGGCGACGTTTCGTTTGAGGGAGCAACGGTCAGAACCGACGGCGACGGAGACATCGTCTTCGACGGTGCACGCTTTCGCGCCGGAGATGACGGGAACGTTCGGTTCGACGACGCCACGTTGATGACCGCTGCGGATGGCACGATATCGGCGCGGAACGCGACGTTCACTGCTGAGGCGGGGCTCTCTTTCGATGGCCTGATAGTCACCACGGACGGGTCGGGTCAGGTCTGGTTCTACGATACCGACTTCGTGGCCAAAGGGGACGCGGGCATCTCGTTTGAGGATACAACGTTTTCGACTGCCGACGAGGGCAACGTCTTCTTCCACGACCTGACATTCCGCGCGACGGCCGGTCCTGTCTCGTTCGTCGATTCAACATTCGCTCCCGGCTCGAGCGGGATAGTCTCGTTTCACGATACGGCGTTTGCCACCGCGGGCAACGGGGCCGTCGCGTTCGACGACGCGACGTTCCGCACCGAGGGCGCAGGCAACCTTTCGTTCGACGAGGCGGCGTTTACGACCACCGGAAGCGGGAACGTCCGGTTCGTCCGCGCGACATTTGAGACCCACGGCGAGGGAGATCTCCGGTTCAACGAGGCGACGTTTCACACCGAGGGCACAGCGAACGTCTCGTTCTACGACGCCACGTTCGAGTCCGACGGACCGGGAGCCCTCTCGTTCGACGAGTCAGTGTTTCTCGTCGGCGGCAAAATCTCGTTCAGCGACGCAACGTTCGTCGCATCGGACGGGACAGACCTCTCGTTCGAGGAGGCGACGCTCGAGGCGTCGAAACGGTTGTTTTTCGACGACGCAGAGATCATCGCCGCCGGTGGGTGCATCTCCTTCGAGAAGACGACGGTTACCGCGACCGGCCCCCAGAGCGTCTCGTTCGATGGCGTGGACCTGCGCGCGGACGACGGCGACGTGACCTTCGCCGCCGCGCGGTTCAGGGCTGACGGCGATGGACACGTGTCGTTCGTCGATACGGACGTCGTCACCGATGCCGAGGGCACGGTAACGTTCGCCGACTCGAGGTTCGCCGCTTCGGGTACCGGTCACGTGCGATTCGACGAGACCAGTTGGTACGGCCGGGTCTCGTTTGCAGACAGTATCTTCCGTTCGGAAACGTCGTTTCGCAACCAACGGTGTGATGGGACAACGGATCTCTCGTTCGCCGGTGGACGGATGGAGTCGTCGTTCGCGTTTACTGCAGCCGACTGGACGCAGGGCCAGTTCGACTTCAGCGGGGCGACCTTTCGCCGCAAACCGGACTTCCTGGGGGAGCCAAACGGCCGTTCGACGGAATTTACAAACAGCGAGCGAACGCCTGTCTTCGGCGAGCGAGTCGATTGTCGCGACACGACGTTCCTCGCTGGCGTGGATTTGAGCGATGCGATACTGCCCGCGGACGCCTCGTTTGATCGTGCAGATCTCTCGAGTGCGGACTTCGTCAATTCGGATTTCACGGGCGACGAGGACGCATCGCAAGCCTCGTTCGAGAGAGCGGACCTGTCGGGAGCCAATCTGTCGAGAGCGGTTCTCGTGGGGGCCTCGTTCGAAGGTGCGCGACTCAGCAGGGCACACCTGCTGGATGCAAACCTCGTTGGTACCGCCCTGTACGGCGCGTTACTCGGGGATGCGCGGATTAATCGTAAAACACAGTTCTGGCCCGAAACCGAGACGAACGGCTGGCGGCAACTCCTCTGTTCCCCCACGGAACCGGTGCTTCGACGCAGTTCCCTCCAGCGCCTCAAGACGGGCGCTCGCGGTGGAACGTTGCCATACTGTGTGTACGACCCTCGATATCCTCACTCGAACGAGGACGTCGCGTCGGACTGCGCCGTGACGAGCGAGGCCGACGCCGTAGAGAAGGCTGCCGAGACGTACGGTACCCTCGAGTCGGTCGCCCGCGAGAACAGTCTGTCTCGGCTGGCGAGTCAGTGCTTTCTCGGCCGCAAGGACATCCAACTCCGGAAGTATCGACGGGAAGCCAACTGGCAAATGGTATGCCGGTCGATTGTGCCGAGTGTCGTCGCCCGGTACGGTGAGAGCCCATGGCGCGTACTCGGAACGGGGACGCTCACGGTCGTCCTCTGTGGGCTGGCGTACTGGGCGTTCGACCTCATCGAGCAGATCGGCGGCGAGAGCGGGTCGATCTCGCTGTTCGATGGACTCTACTTTAGCGCGCTCACGTTCACGACGCTCGGGTATGGTGATTTCAGACCGACAACTCGCGGTGGACAGGTACTGGCAGTCGCGGAAACCGCCTCAGGTGTGATCTTGCTCGCCATCTTGGTGTTCGTCTTCGGTCGGCGAGCGACACGCTGA
- a CDS encoding CopG family transcriptional regulator, whose amino-acid sequence MAKDTVRYPDAVVDEIDALVDDGMFESKSEFYRFSAEYVLTLVNAEHEVETFNFDEIKSELDISRADHAKALGTDGGTFFLDAVITVRKHGLRGDYEAAERYIDTHYDSTDQECIILEELLGTYRGAST is encoded by the coding sequence ATGGCTAAAGATACCGTCAGGTACCCCGACGCAGTCGTCGATGAAATCGACGCACTCGTCGACGACGGTATGTTCGAGAGTAAATCCGAGTTCTATCGTTTCTCCGCAGAGTACGTCTTGACGCTTGTCAACGCTGAACACGAAGTCGAGACGTTCAATTTCGACGAGATCAAATCTGAACTCGATATCTCTCGAGCGGACCACGCAAAAGCACTCGGCACCGACGGCGGCACCTTCTTCCTCGATGCCGTCATCACCGTCCGGAAACACGGCCTTCGAGGCGATTACGAGGCGGCCGAGCGCTACATCGATACCCACTACGACTCCACCGATCAGGAGTGTATTATCCTCGAGGAACTACTCGGGACCTATCGAGGCGCCTCAACGTAA
- a CDS encoding MTH865 family protein: MSAEDDLREQMIDAFKGASYPVSSPMDLVPALPDGPGTKFETGDFSMTAMELNTKTSGGDFPYDEPEPLVDDIIQDLKDQNEL, encoded by the coding sequence ATGTCTGCTGAAGATGACCTCCGCGAACAGATGATCGACGCCTTCAAAGGCGCTAGCTACCCCGTCTCGAGTCCGATGGATCTCGTCCCTGCGCTGCCGGATGGCCCCGGAACGAAATTCGAGACAGGCGACTTCTCGATGACGGCAATGGAGCTGAACACGAAGACATCCGGCGGGGACTTCCCGTACGATGAACCGGAGCCACTCGTCGACGACATTATACAGGACCTGAAAGATCAGAACGAACTCTAA